Proteins encoded by one window of Roseibium sp. Sym1:
- a CDS encoding acyl-CoA dehydrogenase family protein encodes MDFKLTEERQMLQDGLRRYLAANVTPEGIRQTDENGTGLDTALWQGLTDMGLPGAMLPEEHGGFGGGGFDIMVVFEELGRAGAVTPLIETAVLAGGLLGEAGRTEEVGDIIDGRLVAFAHGEPASRYDLNRVQTRAERTGDGWHLTGRKAVVHHASAADTLVVSARTSGDADAEAGISLFLVPADAVQLRDYPVYGGGHAAEVALDCSVPAAALVAEEGKAFPMIERANARAAAAQCAEALGLMETIKSLTVDYLRQRRQFGQPIGKFQALQHRMADMLIEIEQARSAVINLCGHLASGAGERELHVSATKNLIGRVGKLVAEEAIQMHGGIGMTQEYALGHFAKRLTMVDHRFGDTDFHLERFIRLSAA; translated from the coding sequence ATGGATTTCAAACTGACCGAAGAACGCCAGATGCTGCAGGACGGCCTCAGGCGCTACCTGGCTGCCAATGTCACGCCTGAAGGCATCCGCCAGACGGATGAAAACGGGACAGGTCTCGACACCGCGCTGTGGCAGGGCCTCACCGACATGGGACTGCCCGGCGCGATGCTGCCCGAAGAACACGGAGGCTTCGGCGGCGGCGGCTTCGATATCATGGTGGTCTTCGAGGAACTGGGCCGTGCGGGTGCCGTGACGCCGCTTATCGAAACCGCGGTGCTCGCCGGCGGTCTTCTCGGCGAGGCCGGACGGACCGAAGAGGTCGGTGACATCATCGACGGACGCCTGGTTGCATTTGCCCATGGCGAACCGGCCTCGCGCTACGATCTCAACCGCGTCCAGACGCGCGCGGAGCGGACCGGCGACGGCTGGCACCTCACCGGCCGCAAGGCCGTTGTCCACCACGCCTCTGCCGCCGACACCCTGGTGGTGTCCGCCCGCACCTCCGGCGACGCCGACGCGGAAGCCGGCATCTCCCTGTTCCTGGTCCCCGCGGACGCAGTCCAGCTGCGGGACTATCCGGTATATGGCGGCGGGCATGCCGCCGAAGTGGCGCTGGACTGCAGTGTTCCCGCCGCGGCCCTCGTCGCGGAGGAAGGCAAGGCCTTCCCGATGATCGAACGCGCCAATGCGCGCGCGGCGGCCGCGCAGTGCGCGGAGGCCCTCGGCCTGATGGAAACCATCAAGTCGCTGACGGTCGACTATTTGCGCCAGCGCCGCCAGTTCGGCCAGCCGATCGGCAAGTTCCAGGCGCTGCAGCATCGCATGGCCGACATGTTGATCGAAATCGAACAGGCACGCAGTGCCGTGATCAATCTTTGCGGTCATCTGGCGTCCGGCGCCGGCGAGCGCGAACTGCATGTGTCGGCCACCAAGAACCTGATCGGGCGCGTGGGCAAGCTCGTCGCGGAAGAAGCGATCCAGATGCATGGCGGCATCGGCATGACACAGGAATACGCCCTGGGTCACTTTGCAAAGCGGCTGACCATGGTCGATCACCGCTTCGGGGACACGGATTTCCACCTTGAGCGATTCATCAGGCTTTCCGCCGCATGA
- a CDS encoding acyl-CoA dehydrogenase family protein produces MDLNFTDEQTGFRDEVRAFLDRELPPRLSEKVSRGKRLTKADYEEWHAILNARGWLGVTWPKEHGGTGWDAVRRHIFEEETTRAHAPRILPFGLAMLGPVLMKFGSDAQKSHYLPRILNGDDWWCQGYSEPGAGSDLANVQTTAERSGDHYIVNGQKTWTTLGQYANKIFCLVRTSREGKPQQGISFLLIDMDSPGIEVRPIVLIDGEPEVNEVWFTNVKVPVSNLVGEENRGWTYAKYLLTHERTNIAGVGYAQAGLTTLKRIAGEQMQGGAPLMSNPFFAAKVAQVEIDLMAMATTNLRTIAAASNGQAPGAESSMLKIKGTVIRQQINALARQAVGPYAAPFVSEALEDGSNVEPVGPDYALPASQAYFNNRKLSIYGGSNEVQRQIISKAILEL; encoded by the coding sequence ATGGACCTCAACTTCACGGACGAACAGACGGGTTTCCGCGACGAGGTGCGCGCCTTTCTGGACCGCGAACTGCCGCCAAGACTTTCCGAGAAGGTCTCCCGCGGCAAGCGCCTTACAAAGGCCGACTACGAGGAATGGCATGCCATCCTGAACGCGCGCGGCTGGCTCGGCGTCACCTGGCCGAAGGAGCATGGCGGCACGGGCTGGGATGCGGTCCGGCGCCATATCTTCGAGGAAGAAACGACCCGGGCGCACGCGCCCCGGATCCTGCCCTTCGGCCTTGCCATGCTCGGGCCGGTGCTGATGAAATTCGGCAGTGACGCCCAGAAGTCCCATTACCTGCCGCGCATCCTGAACGGTGACGACTGGTGGTGCCAGGGCTATTCGGAGCCGGGCGCCGGATCAGATCTCGCCAACGTGCAGACGACCGCGGAACGCAGCGGAGACCACTACATCGTCAACGGGCAGAAGACCTGGACGACCCTCGGCCAGTACGCCAACAAGATTTTCTGCCTCGTGCGCACGTCCAGGGAAGGCAAGCCCCAGCAGGGCATCAGCTTCCTGCTGATCGACATGGACAGCCCGGGCATCGAGGTGCGCCCGATCGTCCTGATCGACGGCGAGCCGGAGGTGAATGAAGTCTGGTTCACCAATGTGAAGGTGCCCGTGTCCAACCTTGTCGGCGAGGAAAACAGGGGCTGGACCTACGCCAAGTACCTTCTGACCCATGAACGCACCAACATCGCCGGCGTCGGCTATGCGCAGGCTGGCCTGACCACCTTGAAGCGCATCGCGGGCGAACAGATGCAGGGCGGCGCACCGTTGATGTCGAACCCGTTCTTCGCGGCCAAGGTCGCCCAGGTCGAGATCGACCTGATGGCGATGGCGACGACCAACCTGCGGACGATTGCGGCCGCCAGCAACGGCCAGGCCCCCGGCGCGGAAAGCTCCATGCTCAAGATCAAGGGCACGGTGATCCGCCAGCAGATCAATGCCCTCGCCCGCCAGGCCGTCGGCCCCTATGCCGCGCCGTTCGTTTCCGAAGCGCTGGAGGACGGTTCGAACGTGGAACCGGTTGGACCCGACTACGCCCTGCCCGCCAGCCAGGCCTATTTCAACAACCGGAAACTCTCGATCTACGGCGGCTCCAACGAAGTGCAGCGCCAGATCATTTCCAAGGCGATCCTGGAGCTCTGA
- a CDS encoding acetyl-CoA C-acyltransferase, whose product MTRAVIVSTARTAIGKAARGAFNRTHGVTMAGHIARHAVDRAGIDPVLLEDSIWGTGYPEHVTGGNLGRQAVVRAGLPVDVAGTTVNRFCASGLQAIAMGGQMIAAEGARAVLVGGAESISLNQPVPRLSREPWIEANRPDLYMTMIDTADTVASRYGISREDQDALALKSQQRTAAAQEADLFRDEIVPIDVTKAVTDKATGDVTYQDVTISRDECNRPSTTLEGLAGLPPVMGDGKFVTAGNASQLSDGAAALVMVDEREAEKAGLKPLGRYLGYAVAGCEPDEMGIGPVFAVPRLLERHGLTVDDIDLWELNEAFASQVLYCRDRLGIDDTKLNVNGGSISIGHPFGMTGARMTGHLLLEGRRRQAKLGVVTMCVGGGQGAAGLFEIFGD is encoded by the coding sequence ATGACCCGGGCCGTCATCGTTTCCACCGCCCGCACGGCGATCGGCAAGGCCGCGCGCGGCGCCTTCAACCGCACCCACGGCGTCACCATGGCCGGCCACATTGCCCGCCATGCCGTCGACCGGGCCGGGATCGACCCGGTCCTGCTGGAAGATTCCATCTGGGGAACCGGCTATCCCGAACACGTCACCGGAGGCAACCTCGGTCGGCAGGCCGTGGTCCGGGCCGGTCTTCCGGTCGATGTCGCCGGCACCACGGTCAACCGCTTCTGCGCCTCGGGCCTTCAGGCCATTGCCATGGGCGGCCAGATGATCGCGGCCGAAGGTGCCAGGGCCGTCCTTGTCGGCGGAGCGGAAAGCATCTCCCTCAACCAGCCGGTACCGCGCCTCTCGCGCGAGCCCTGGATCGAGGCAAACAGGCCCGACCTCTACATGACCATGATCGATACCGCCGACACGGTTGCGTCGCGTTACGGCATCAGCCGCGAGGACCAGGACGCACTGGCCCTCAAATCGCAGCAGCGGACCGCCGCCGCACAGGAGGCGGACCTGTTTCGGGACGAGATCGTGCCGATTGACGTCACAAAGGCCGTCACCGACAAGGCCACCGGCGACGTCACGTATCAGGACGTGACCATCTCCAGGGATGAATGCAACCGGCCGTCGACCACCCTTGAGGGGCTCGCGGGGCTGCCGCCGGTCATGGGCGACGGCAAGTTCGTCACCGCCGGCAATGCCTCCCAGCTTTCAGACGGCGCCGCCGCTCTGGTGATGGTGGATGAACGCGAAGCGGAAAAGGCCGGCCTGAAACCGCTCGGCCGCTATCTCGGCTATGCCGTTGCCGGGTGCGAGCCGGACGAGATGGGGATCGGTCCCGTCTTCGCGGTGCCGCGCCTGCTGGAACGTCATGGCCTGACGGTGGATGACATCGACCTGTGGGAGCTGAACGAGGCGTTCGCAAGCCAGGTCCTTTATTGCCGCGACCGGCTCGGCATCGACGACACGAAACTCAACGTCAACGGCGGCTCCATTTCCATTGGCCATCCTTTCGGCATGACCGGAGCGCGCATGACCGGACACCTGCTGCTCGAAGGCCGGCGCCGGCAGGCGAAGCTCGGTGTCGTCACCATGTGTGTCGGCGGCGGGCAAGGCGCCGCGGGCCTGTTTGAAATTTTCGGAGACTAG
- a CDS encoding 3-hydroxyacyl-CoA dehydrogenase NAD-binding domain-containing protein: MTEIVRYERQGTIAVVTIANPPVNALGQAVRQGLWEAFDRFAGDDAAVALIVGEGKLFIGGADISEFGKPPLEPFLPDVCTHIESSRKPVVAAVHGPALGGGCEIALGAHYRLATKDARFGFPEVKLGLVPGAGGSQRMPRLTGVAPALAMMPAGGSISAQEALEIGLVDRVADGDVRTAGLAFAREIAEKGAPVRRVSELPNPQFDEGAFAEARAVWKKKARGEIAPLKAIDVVEASTRLPFAEGMAEERRCFLDLLDTPQRAGLIHAFFNDRKVAKLPDLEGVAPRTLAHVGVIGGGTMGAGIATSCLLAGLSVTLLERDDAAADKARSTISANLAAAVKRGKLAESRLEPALAALATVTDYAALGAADLAIEAVFEDMAVKKEVFTSLDAVMKPGAILATNTSYLDVNEIAGATARPGDVIGLHFFSPAHVMKLLEVVVADSTAADVTATAFALARRLGKVAVRSGVCDGFIGNRILSTYRGAADRMILEGTSPWDIDTAIRDFGLPMGPFEMGDLAGLDINYMTRQRKAATRDPRDIVPTWGDEMYHKGWLGRKTGRGYYTYQDGKASPNKDVEPLLEEARKGHRQRPLGPDEIVRRYMAAMVNEAARVVEEGIARRPLDVDVTLLYGYGFPRWRGGPMLWADTQGLAGLLDDIRSWETDDPYFWQPAPLLVRLVEEGRTFSDLNREDAQ; this comes from the coding sequence ATGACGGAAATTGTACGCTACGAACGACAAGGCACCATCGCGGTCGTCACGATTGCCAATCCTCCGGTCAACGCGCTCGGGCAAGCGGTCCGGCAGGGCCTGTGGGAGGCGTTCGACCGCTTTGCCGGGGACGATGCCGCCGTTGCCCTGATTGTCGGCGAGGGGAAACTCTTCATCGGGGGAGCGGACATTTCGGAATTCGGAAAACCGCCCCTTGAACCCTTTCTTCCCGATGTCTGCACACATATCGAAAGCAGCCGCAAACCGGTGGTCGCGGCCGTCCACGGCCCCGCCCTCGGCGGCGGCTGCGAAATCGCGCTCGGAGCCCATTACCGCCTGGCGACGAAAGATGCGCGTTTCGGTTTTCCGGAGGTCAAGCTCGGCCTTGTACCCGGCGCCGGCGGCTCCCAGCGCATGCCCCGTCTGACCGGTGTGGCGCCGGCGCTCGCGATGATGCCCGCCGGCGGTTCGATTTCTGCGCAGGAGGCATTGGAAATCGGTCTGGTGGACCGTGTTGCCGATGGCGACGTGCGCACGGCCGGCCTCGCCTTTGCCAGGGAGATTGCGGAAAAGGGGGCTCCCGTCCGCAGGGTCAGCGAGCTGCCCAACCCGCAATTCGACGAAGGCGCCTTTGCGGAGGCCCGCGCCGTCTGGAAGAAAAAGGCCCGCGGTGAAATTGCCCCGCTCAAGGCGATCGATGTTGTCGAAGCCTCGACACGCCTGCCATTCGCCGAAGGCATGGCCGAGGAACGGCGGTGCTTTCTGGACCTTCTGGACACGCCGCAACGCGCCGGGCTTATCCATGCGTTTTTCAACGACCGGAAGGTCGCAAAGCTGCCCGACCTGGAAGGCGTGGCGCCGCGCACCCTTGCCCATGTCGGGGTGATCGGCGGCGGCACCATGGGGGCCGGCATTGCGACCTCGTGCCTGCTTGCGGGACTGTCCGTGACATTGCTCGAACGGGACGATGCCGCGGCGGACAAGGCCCGCTCGACCATCTCGGCCAATCTCGCAGCCGCCGTGAAACGCGGCAAGCTTGCGGAGAGCAGACTTGAGCCCGCCCTGGCGGCACTCGCGACAGTGACGGATTATGCCGCGCTCGGCGCGGCCGATCTGGCCATCGAGGCTGTCTTCGAGGACATGGCCGTCAAGAAGGAGGTGTTTACCTCTCTCGACGCGGTGATGAAACCGGGCGCCATCCTGGCCACCAACACCTCCTATCTCGACGTCAATGAAATTGCCGGCGCCACGGCCCGCCCCGGCGATGTCATCGGGCTGCATTTCTTCTCGCCGGCCCATGTCATGAAGCTGCTGGAAGTCGTTGTTGCCGACAGCACGGCAGCCGATGTCACGGCAACCGCCTTTGCCCTTGCCAGACGCCTCGGCAAGGTCGCCGTCAGGTCCGGTGTCTGCGACGGCTTTATCGGCAACCGCATTCTGTCCACCTACCGCGGTGCGGCGGACCGGATGATCCTGGAAGGCACGTCGCCCTGGGACATCGACACGGCCATCAGGGATTTCGGGCTGCCGATGGGACCGTTCGAGATGGGCGATCTCGCCGGGCTCGACATCAACTACATGACCCGTCAGCGCAAGGCGGCGACCCGTGACCCCCGCGACATCGTCCCCACCTGGGGCGACGAGATGTACCACAAGGGCTGGCTCGGGCGGAAAACCGGGCGCGGCTACTACACCTATCAGGACGGCAAGGCGTCACCGAACAAGGACGTGGAGCCGCTTCTGGAAGAAGCCCGCAAAGGGCACCGGCAACGCCCCCTCGGCCCGGACGAAATCGTGCGCCGCTACATGGCAGCGATGGTCAACGAGGCCGCCAGGGTGGTCGAGGAAGGCATCGCCCGCCGTCCGCTCGATGTCGATGTGACGCTTCTCTATGGCTACGGCTTTCCCCGGTGGCGCGGCGGGCCGATGCTCTGGGCAGACACGCAGGGACTGGCAGGACTGTTGGACGACATCAGGTCCTGGGAAACAGACGATCCCTATTTCTGGCAACCCGCACCGCTCCTGGTCCGGCTGGTCGAGGAAGGGCGGACCTTCTCCGATCTCAACAGGGAAGACGCGCAATGA
- a CDS encoding IclR family transcriptional regulator → MDQTPASTDRRFATTLARGLTVLRAFRASDDGLGNAEISERTGLPKSTVSRLTFTLQSLGYLTHARRHDRYRPGPALLALGNVAQASISFVDISGPIMQRLADETGTLALLLVRDESKLLIVKTWRPRGVSSLWLEVGHRVPVRGSSSGHALLAALSQELFEKTVADAGGDRGLTMESAVAIRDDAYGQLVARGFSITPPEDYFATTIHAVSKPFSTRDLAEPVIFTCGAMPQDLSVERMETEVGPKLNDAVKELERMMGQPPSMTVRRD, encoded by the coding sequence ATGGACCAGACGCCTGCCTCGACCGACCGCCGCTTCGCCACCACCCTCGCCCGGGGGCTCACGGTCCTGCGCGCCTTCCGGGCGTCGGACGACGGTCTGGGCAACGCCGAGATTTCCGAGCGCACCGGCCTTCCCAAAAGCACCGTCTCGCGGCTCACGTTCACATTGCAGTCCCTGGGATATCTGACCCATGCCCGCCGGCATGACCGCTATCGCCCCGGCCCGGCCTTGCTGGCCCTCGGGAACGTCGCGCAGGCGTCGATTTCCTTTGTCGACATTTCCGGCCCGATCATGCAGCGGCTGGCGGATGAAACCGGCACCCTCGCCCTGCTGCTGGTGCGCGACGAATCCAAGCTGCTGATCGTCAAGACATGGCGGCCGCGCGGCGTCTCCTCGCTCTGGCTGGAAGTCGGCCACAGGGTGCCGGTCAGAGGCTCGTCCTCGGGCCATGCACTTCTGGCGGCACTGTCGCAGGAGCTCTTTGAGAAAACCGTCGCCGATGCCGGCGGCGACCGCGGTCTCACGATGGAAAGCGCGGTGGCGATCCGCGACGACGCCTATGGCCAGCTGGTCGCACGCGGGTTTTCCATCACACCGCCCGAAGACTATTTCGCAACAACCATCCACGCCGTTTCCAAACCGTTTTCAACCCGGGACCTCGCCGAGCCCGTGATCTTCACCTGCGGGGCCATGCCCCAGGACCTGAGCGTGGAACGCATGGAAACGGAAGTCGGCCCGAAGCTCAACGATGCGGTCAAGGAACTGGAACGGATGATGGGCCAGCCGCCTTCGATGACAGTCCGCCGCGACTAG
- a CDS encoding TRAP transporter large permease, whose amino-acid sequence MDGTLVGLCAFAALIVLLGLRVPIAFALAGVAAAGTFVMFAFRTGTFMPERAIRPTSSLVYSNSFDLIHSYDLSMIPLFVALGHIAYRAEITTRIYHAARVWLAAIPGGVAMASVVGCGGFSAITGSSIACASTMGRICAPEMLRMGYDKRLATASVAAGGTLGSLIPPSVLFIIYGIFTETSISSLFLAGIIPGIISLLGFVLVIWIWVMRDPSAAPVHEAAVTRAARLQAAIEAWPAVLLFVIIVAGIYGGIFTATEAAAVCVSVALLIGFLQRRLTMRSVVEALRETVIQTTSIFIIAAGAKIFVAFVALTGVAGDIVTAVQQAELNVVVLMLAVAAIYLLLGMFLDPIGIMVLTLPLLVPLIEGYGLDLIWFGVVVIKLLEIGLITPPVGLNVFVIGSVVGRQVPIDRIFSGILRFLYIDVVVLALIMAFPILSLLIPNSM is encoded by the coding sequence ATGGACGGGACCCTGGTCGGCCTGTGTGCCTTTGCCGCCCTGATCGTGCTTCTGGGCCTGCGTGTTCCGATTGCCTTCGCCCTTGCCGGCGTCGCGGCGGCGGGCACGTTCGTGATGTTCGCCTTCAGGACCGGAACCTTCATGCCGGAGCGCGCAATCCGCCCGACATCGAGCCTCGTCTATTCCAACAGTTTCGACCTGATCCACAGCTACGATCTTTCCATGATCCCGCTGTTCGTCGCTCTGGGGCACATCGCCTACAGGGCCGAGATCACCACCCGGATCTACCACGCCGCCCGCGTCTGGCTGGCCGCCATTCCCGGCGGCGTCGCAATGGCATCCGTGGTCGGCTGCGGCGGGTTTTCCGCCATCACGGGATCGTCCATCGCCTGCGCCTCGACCATGGGCCGGATCTGCGCCCCGGAAATGCTGCGCATGGGCTACGACAAGCGCCTGGCCACCGCATCCGTGGCCGCGGGCGGCACGCTTGGCAGCCTGATACCGCCGTCGGTTCTCTTCATCATTTACGGCATCTTCACCGAAACATCGATCTCCTCGCTCTTCCTTGCCGGTATCATCCCGGGGATCATATCCCTGCTGGGCTTCGTCCTGGTGATCTGGATCTGGGTGATGCGCGACCCGTCGGCGGCCCCGGTTCACGAGGCCGCCGTCACCCGCGCGGCACGCCTCCAGGCAGCCATCGAGGCCTGGCCCGCGGTCCTGCTGTTCGTCATCATCGTCGCCGGCATCTATGGCGGCATCTTCACGGCCACGGAGGCAGCCGCGGTCTGCGTCTCCGTCGCGCTGCTGATCGGCTTTCTTCAACGCCGCCTGACCATGCGATCCGTTGTCGAGGCCCTGCGGGAAACCGTCATCCAGACCACGTCGATTTTCATAATCGCCGCAGGCGCCAAGATCTTTGTCGCCTTTGTTGCCCTGACCGGCGTTGCCGGCGACATCGTCACCGCCGTGCAGCAGGCCGAGTTGAACGTTGTCGTTTTGATGCTCGCGGTTGCCGCGATCTACCTTCTGCTCGGCATGTTTCTCGACCCGATCGGGATCATGGTGCTGACCCTGCCGCTCCTCGTTCCCCTGATCGAGGGCTACGGCCTCGACCTCATCTGGTTCGGCGTTGTCGTCATCAAGCTCCTGGAAATCGGACTGATCACGCCGCCGGTCGGGCTCAACGTCTTCGTCATCGGCTCGGTGGTCGGCCGCCAGGTGCCGATTGACCGCATCTTCTCGGGCATCCTCCGGTTTCTGTATATCGATGTCGTGGTGCTGGCCCTCATCATGGCATTCCCGATACTGTCGCTTCTGATCCCGAATTCAATGTGA
- a CDS encoding TRAP transporter small permease, which produces MLRRIERLLVDLSIVSVLGLGLLITANVVLRAAFNSGIPDSTVVVAELMVAAVVLPLAATTANRAHIAVEFVANQLPPRVGDGLIVFGSVFGLIALTPLIYAGWREAAHALEAGSFFFGELHLPKWPGRVIFLAGMVFCWLRLLVMVVDDIRTLRSGGRLSADKTDEAA; this is translated from the coding sequence ATGCTTCGCCGGATCGAGCGTCTGCTCGTCGACCTGTCCATTGTCTCCGTCCTGGGGCTCGGCCTGCTGATCACCGCCAACGTGGTCCTGCGCGCGGCCTTCAATTCGGGCATTCCCGATTCAACGGTTGTCGTTGCCGAACTGATGGTGGCGGCCGTGGTCCTGCCACTCGCGGCCACCACGGCGAACCGGGCCCATATCGCGGTAGAGTTCGTCGCCAACCAGCTGCCGCCCCGCGTCGGCGACGGCCTGATCGTGTTCGGTTCGGTATTCGGTCTGATTGCGCTGACGCCGCTCATCTATGCGGGCTGGCGGGAAGCTGCACACGCCCTTGAAGCCGGGTCCTTCTTCTTCGGCGAACTGCATCTGCCCAAATGGCCCGGACGCGTGATCTTTCTTGCGGGCATGGTGTTTTGCTGGTTGCGCCTGCTGGTGATGGTAGTCGACGACATCCGGACACTTCGTTCCGGCGGCCGCCTCTCGGCCGACAAGACAGACGAGGCCGCCTGA
- a CDS encoding C4-dicarboxylate TRAP transporter substrate-binding protein yields the protein MKFLAAAALGALIGSVSVAQAETTLILGEAGPNRGARAAALNWFAEKASELSSDDLKFDIQWGGALFKAGAALNGVADGVADLGTIISVYFPQEMVAYGIADLPLKNDDAWVGMKATNDLMRNNEAIRQNLADMNLVYIGTFTTSAVHIGCKGTAIRSVDDISGLKVRGVGAYGDTFKDMGANLVPMSIYDAYQGLDSGLLDCSQGYSYATAALKQHEVIDSYTLLNWGQVGALGILMNKDVYDSLSPEAQEALAAAGDGIADELGRLITADNEKAIETMKAAGVEVIELPESDRAKLVEGGGTYVNAWIERADAAGLDGAGLLNDYKALIAKYEAERDEQGYPWTR from the coding sequence ATGAAATTCCTGGCAGCAGCGGCGCTTGGCGCCCTGATCGGTTCCGTGTCGGTGGCACAGGCCGAAACAACTCTGATCCTCGGGGAAGCCGGCCCCAATCGCGGCGCGCGCGCCGCAGCCCTGAACTGGTTCGCCGAAAAGGCGAGCGAGCTCTCCAGCGACGATCTGAAATTTGACATCCAGTGGGGCGGCGCCCTGTTCAAGGCCGGCGCGGCCCTGAACGGGGTCGCAGACGGGGTCGCGGACCTGGGCACCATCATCTCGGTCTATTTCCCCCAGGAAATGGTCGCCTACGGCATCGCCGACCTGCCTCTGAAGAACGATGACGCCTGGGTGGGCATGAAGGCGACCAACGACCTCATGCGCAACAACGAGGCGATCAGGCAGAACCTCGCCGACATGAACCTGGTCTATATCGGCACCTTCACGACCTCCGCGGTTCATATCGGCTGCAAGGGCACGGCAATCCGGTCCGTTGACGATATCAGCGGCCTGAAGGTCCGCGGCGTCGGTGCTTACGGCGACACGTTCAAGGACATGGGAGCGAACCTCGTGCCCATGTCCATCTACGACGCCTACCAGGGTCTCGACAGCGGTCTGCTCGACTGCTCGCAGGGCTACAGCTACGCAACCGCCGCACTGAAGCAGCACGAGGTGATCGACAGCTACACCCTGCTCAACTGGGGACAGGTCGGTGCGCTCGGCATCCTGATGAACAAGGATGTCTATGACAGCCTGTCGCCTGAAGCACAGGAAGCCCTGGCGGCGGCCGGTGACGGCATCGCGGACGAACTTGGCCGCCTGATCACCGCCGATAATGAAAAAGCCATCGAAACGATGAAGGCGGCCGGGGTCGAGGTGATCGAATTGCCCGAATCCGATCGCGCCAAGCTGGTCGAGGGCGGTGGCACCTACGTCAATGCCTGGATCGAGCGTGCGGATGCCGCCGGCCTGGACGGTGCCGGACTCCTGAACGACTACAAGGCCCTGATCGCCAAATACGAAGCCGAGCGTGACGAACAGGGATATCCCTGGACGCGCTGA
- the ampH gene encoding D-alanyl-D-alanine-carboxypeptidase/endopeptidase AmpH, with protein MRILTAVLVLFAATLSVRADQPLLDNTVEFTGQIFFLDSKVPGLVIGVIRDGETAVYGFGEIAKGSGRAPDAGTRIGVGSITKTLTGLALAHLAADGTVGLTDPASKWNADLNGLPDHEGREIRLIDIVTHSGGLQRDLFPVENRDGGDTRTFPANLDSLPLLYAPGTGVLYSNVGFDVLALALEGAAQQPYTAYLRERVLDPLGMQNTGYGRPEGANTMTGYDWNGDEMKPPAPAPNRYGASRIYTTAEDMLRYLAWNLDRFGEEGREARLLSHAAWLKRDGLAPVYGMDESGHMDAIGLGWVVMMPEGDRPLILQKAGGADGVFSYLAFAPSRNVGVFIAINQFNFAAGMEMAHVVNELIATLAPR; from the coding sequence ATGAGAATTCTCACCGCTGTACTTGTCCTGTTCGCCGCCACATTGTCCGTGAGGGCCGACCAGCCGCTCCTTGACAACACGGTGGAATTCACCGGTCAGATTTTTTTCCTCGATAGCAAGGTGCCGGGCCTGGTCATCGGAGTGATCCGGGACGGCGAGACCGCGGTTTATGGTTTTGGCGAAATCGCCAAGGGCAGCGGACGGGCACCGGACGCCGGAACGCGCATCGGGGTCGGTTCCATCACGAAGACCCTGACCGGGCTTGCACTGGCGCATCTGGCGGCCGACGGCACGGTTGGGCTGACCGATCCGGCCAGCAAGTGGAACGCGGATCTGAACGGATTGCCCGATCACGAGGGGCGCGAAATCCGGCTGATCGACATTGTGACCCATTCGGGCGGCCTGCAGCGTGACCTGTTTCCGGTCGAGAATCGGGACGGGGGCGACACAAGGACCTTTCCCGCCAATCTGGACAGCCTGCCCCTGCTCTATGCACCCGGAACCGGCGTGCTCTATTCCAATGTCGGGTTTGATGTTCTCGCGCTGGCGCTGGAAGGCGCCGCGCAGCAGCCCTACACGGCCTATTTGCGTGAACGGGTGCTCGATCCGCTCGGCATGCAAAACACCGGGTACGGCCGGCCGGAGGGTGCAAACACGATGACCGGCTACGACTGGAACGGCGACGAGATGAAACCGCCTGCTCCGGCCCCCAACCGGTATGGTGCGTCACGCATCTACACCACAGCGGAAGACATGCTGCGCTATCTCGCCTGGAATCTGGACCGTTTCGGCGAGGAGGGGCGGGAAGCCCGCCTGCTGAGCCACGCGGCCTGGCTGAAGCGGGACGGCCTTGCGCCGGTCTACGGGATGGACGAAAGCGGGCACATGGATGCGATCGGGCTCGGCTGGGTCGTCATGATGCCCGAGGGCGACCGGCCGCTGATCCTGCAAAAGGCCGGCGGGGCGGACGGGGTGTTCAGCTATCTCGCATTCGCGCCGAGCCGGAATGTTGGCGTCTTCATTGCCATCAACCAGTTCAATTTCGCCGCCGGCATGGAAATGGCGCATGTGGTGAACGAACTGATTGCAACACTTGCACCGCGGTAG